The Thermovirga sp. DNA window CGAACTCATCCACGAATGGACCATGGCCATCCAGTACAAAAAGAAGATGCACCACGTGATGATGATGCAGCACTCCTTCCCGTCGGTCTCGATGATCAACAAAATGGTCACCGAGGACTGGATGATGAAAAAAATGAAAACGCCCTGGCTCCGCCGGTTTATCAAAGCTATCTTTTGATCGGGACCGATGGTGAAGTTCAATATTTTGAGGGCCCGACGAGACCTCAAACAATATTTCTCACCACGGAGGACGATTATCGCAGTGCGGTTTAAGGCTTTTCCCAAATATTCGATCTTCCGCCCCTTTTGCCTGTGGGTCACTTCGTCGGTGATGAATTCTCCAGGGCCGGCCTTTGAAGTTTCGTTTCGAGCCTAAGGTTTTTCGTCTCGGGATTCACGATTAACGGAGGCTGCCTCCATGTCCTGGTATCGTGACAAGATCCTGCCCCATGTCATAGAACACGCGGCGAGCATCGACCCTCTCATGAAGCAGCGCGGGAGGGTGGTGCCCCTTGCCTCGGGCAGGATCCTGGAGGTGGGTTTCGGCACCGGCCTCAACATGGCCTACTATGACAGGGCGAAGGTCGAAAAGATCTTCGCCCTCGACCCCTTCATGCACCTCCCGGGCCGCACCGCCGAGCGCATCGCTCGTTCCGGCCTCGACGTAGAACTCATCCGGGCTGGCGCCGAAGACATCCCCTTCGGTGACGAGACCTTCGACACGGTCCTCATGACCTTCACCCTCTGCTCCTTGCCCGATCCCCGCACCGCCCTCACGGAGATCCGCCGGGTCCTCAAAACCGGCGGCAGACTCATCTTCAGCGAACACGGCCTGGCTCCCGCACCCGCCGTCAGGAAATGCCAGCGCGTCCTCAACCCCTGCTGGCAGGGCATCTCCGGCGGCTGCCATCTTGACCGCGACGTCCCGGCCCTCCTCAAAGACGCCTCCTTCGGGCTCGAAGGCCTTCAAATGGGCCACATCCCCACCATCCGCATCGTCTCCTGGAATTACTGGGGCGAAGCCCTCAAGACCGAATAAAAACCTTCCAGCGAACCCTTGCCTTGCAATCCCGAAGTCTTTGGCCCCCATGGCGCAACCTTCGCTCCTTGGGTTGATATCCCGTTGTCCGTTTACGCCTTTCGCTTTTGCTCCACGGTTTACGCTTTTTGCCTTTGCTTCACGATTTCCGATTCACGGATCCGTTTCCCAACTCACGGCCTTCTAGTCCTTATGGTATACAAATGCTCAAAATCAAGCTCTGACCCCAAGGGCCTTCGGTCGCCTTGCTTTTTGCAATCAAGAGCAATAAAATTACTCGTAAATCATAACGTAAATCGTCAACCGTGAATCGCAACGCGTTCTCCCCTACGTTGACGGAACGCAGCCAAAGTACCTTGTATGTGGTGAAAAGGGTTGGGGTTGTTTTTGACCTTGATCCTACCCCTTCACTATGTTCGGGGTACTTCGTCGGCGTTCTCTGGGGTGAGAAGCCCTGGTCTTGCGGTTTTCCTTACACTTCACCGTTGGCGAACCTGATCCAAGCGATTCACGATTTACGTCGTTCTGTCCGACATCTCACGTCCCTGGGGGTTTCTTATGC harbors:
- a CDS encoding class I SAM-dependent methyltransferase, which encodes MSWYRDKILPHVIEHAASIDPLMKQRGRVVPLASGRILEVGFGTGLNMAYYDRAKVEKIFALDPFMHLPGRTAERIARSGLDVELIRAGAEDIPFGDETFDTVLMTFTLCSLPDPRTALTEIRRVLKTGGRLIFSEHGLAPAPAVRKCQRVLNPCWQGISGGCHLDRDVPALLKDASFGLEGLQMGHIPTIRIVSWNYWGEALKTE